One Phyllopteryx taeniolatus isolate TA_2022b chromosome 3, UOR_Ptae_1.2, whole genome shotgun sequence genomic window, ATACTGAAGAACGAGTGAAAACAAGTTAAATGCAATCAAGTAtcatttatttaagaaaataagACTTTTCCAAGTTGGTTGAATATTACAGTCATTATTAACAGATTTGACCTCTGTACCATTTGTGATCCCAAATCAATACCCCACGCATGGGcttgaaaaaatattacatctttgcatatttacaaataaaaataattttcactgACATGCACATATCCAGAGTCTGAATAGGCCTCTagagatgaataaaaataaaccttAGGAGACCTAAAGACATAATTCAGAATAAAGCATCATACTCCATCTTTATCATGGTGcaagacttttattttttagtgtGTAATAGTCATTACGGTAATATACTTAAATCATTCTTGATTTTCAATTAACACTTTATTTTAGACAAGAAAAGGAAATCTCCCAGATTTGAAGCAAGCGcttgtgtgaaaaataaatacttaatttCAGTTTTCGGTgacacataaaaacaatgtaaaatgaaaaaaaaaatcaagacagatgaaaaaaaaacataatttcagCATTTTCAAGCTTTGTTTATTGGTATCATTAATAGCTTTAAGTCTATCCAACTCTCACAGATATTTTCCCTTTTGGAGCACCAGTCCCAGTTGTGAGGCTAACAGCTGGTATTCCCGACAGGCTGACCATCAGGAATCCTGACTGCTGAAGATTCCTCTCCGAGCAGTCTCTCTTCGGGATTGCTCCAGAGAGTTCAAGCTGGTGCCTGCAGTCCGTGAATGTCACTGCTATTTGTGATATCACTGGTATCCGAGGGCTGAGGCTGAGCCCAGTCTCTGACTGTAGAGAGCATACGGGGAGTAGTAAGCTGAAGATGAGGGTATGGATGGCATGGGAAGCCCAGGTGCTCCAGGTAGGTGGGATTTGCTATAGGGGTGGTAGCGGGCCAGGCCCAGGCCAGGGGACCCTCGAAGAGAGAAGGAGCTGGACAGGGAGCCTGGGCTGCTGTGTGGGGGTAGATGAAGATGGCAGGAGGATGTTGATGAAATTGATGACGGATACGCTGACAAGAGTTTACCGTCCACCATCCCAGGCAGAGCTGTGTGGGTACGCAAGTGGGCTAGGAGCTCCTCTGAAGTGGCAAATCTCTTGTCACAGGGGCCTCCGACAGACACCCAGTTACAGGCATGGGGTAATGGTTCGTTAGGGAGCATGAAACCATAAGTGTAGAGGGGGTGCGAGAGGGACGGAGTGGTGCTGGAAGACAAGGCGCTAGAGTGCAAGGAGTGCAGGTGGTGCGAAGGGTAGACCAGGGGGAAGCCAGACTTGAGACTTGAGGGGTCATGGACACAGGTGGAACAGTTACTTCCTCCCAAGTGGGGTGCATTGGGGTAGGCCAAACAATAAGGGTCCCGACACAAACCCTGAATCAAGGACGGAGGAGAGGCTCCGGTGAGCGGACTGGAACTAGGGTGTTTACTTGGAAGTCCTAACCCCAGATTAGACTTGGTAGGGTCCAAACCAGGAACAAACTGTGAGGGGTAACCCGCATAGGCTCCCACAATGGAGCCATGGTAGCCCATTGAAGCAGGAGGCAAAGGGAAAACAGAATGTCCTGGTTTAAAAGGGGAGACAGGTGCGATGTGGCCAGAGACCAGGTTAGCCTGAGAGACCTGTGTGTCGGCCTTGCTCTCAGGACGCGGACTACTGGCAGAGCTGGCGTTACTGGAGTTGGCGCTGGCTCGTATGTGGCTGGAGTTGGCCAACTGCGCCCCATCCATGACTGACTTCGCTGTGTCTGAGTCTTTTTTGTCTCCACTGTCCGAGCTGGGCTGCTCCAAACTGCCACTTTTGTTGTCCGTGTGTGAGGCCTGTGAGTGTGGCAGCGGTTGAGTGGACGGGGAATGGCTTCGTATCGGAGGGTGGAGCTGAGGGGAGCTTGGTGATTTGGAATGAGGTGGAAAAGATGGACAAGAAACACTGCCACTGCTCGCGCTTCCATTGGCCACTCTGAAAGTTTTATCTGAAGACCCCTTGGACACTTGAACTTCTTTACGGCAGTCACCTGATGACTTAGAGTAAGGTTTGAAGCTGGACTTGTCCTCCGAAGACTGGTGCTGCTCTCCAGGCTTGGATGATCGGCCTGTGGCTTCTTTGTCTCCCAAACTGCCCGAGGAGAGGGAGGCCAGCTTGGAAGAGGAGGGAGGGTCCGGTTTGCCAATTTGCGAGCATGTCTGTGCCAGCAAAGCTAATGGACTCTTTTTGGCATCCAGCTAaagaaggggaagaaaaaaaacacacacacacaatgttttaCGATAGTAATACTTTTAATTTACACTATTAAGCCGTACTATACAGATAAACTATTGACGCCGTATATTAAAAGAAACACAACTGAAGAGTTGTGAATAGATCCTGCTTGTGTATattctgaaaacatgcaatAGGAAATTACTGAAATTAATCATGatcaatgaaaaaagaaaaataccttATTTCATTTATGAATATATCCAcaaatatctctctctctctctatatatatatatatatatatatatatatatttttttttttttttaaacttccacTTAATGCATTTAATGCAGGAAAGTTTTCCATtatattgcattgttttttttatttttattttttattatttgataaaTTACATCAGATTAAGGTCATAGTatagtttctctctctctctctctctctctctctctctctctctctctctctctctctcttacctCGATGCTGACTGGCGCGGACTGAAGGGGTTGAAGGTACTCCGGGTGGAGCAAGTGGCCGCCGTGCGCCGTCAACATCTTTACAATCCTGATGGGGAGCCGTTTGGCCTGACGTGACGGATCTAACGGAGACTTGGCTCTGCACGCGGACGGGGTTTCCACTGCTTTTCGGCGAGGACTACCACTGGCGACGTTGCGATCCGGGGACTGGCTGCGTAAAAACGATCTTGAGCCACTGGTGGGATCTCTCATCGGGGTCCAGACGCGTCAAAAAATGGGTGGACACCGAACTAAAATGCATTTACCAGAACGGTTCGCGACAATGGAATTCTTCCGAACTGAGTTTGATAATCCGAATACGGCTTGTGCGCAGTGCGGAACCACGCAATGTCTATCGAGAAAGAAATGACATCCTTTAACAGGCTCTTCACTGTCTCTGTATTCCTCGATCCAGTTCTCAAAATAGAAAAGCACCAGGAAGAGACACTTGTGTGAGGAATAGTCCCGAGGAGGAAGAAAGCAGGCGAAGGTGCTGTGAGGCGCGCGTCTCCGTCTGACTTCTGCTGCGGCTCGTCGCTCTGCAATTTCTCGCACATCTCCAAGGGGACGACTGCTACTTTTAAGCAGGCTGCCGCCACCCAATCACAAAGCTTCATTGCTCAATAGGGGCGTGATTTGCCTCGTGGCCTCGCCCTCCCCGAAAATGTGTGACCTCAACATACCACACGCATAACACACGATACCTAAAAAGTAGGAGTAACAATTTttcttacaagaaaaaagtccaCCCCAAATTATATTATGATACTTCAGGAATGCGTCAGAACCTAAACATGTCCATCCCGTGTTAGGATGAGGACAGTGAGGATATTTTCCAATTACACTCCATACTGTGAGTctgacaaatttgaaattgcccccctccccaaaaataaacaaaattaaactaaactaaacaagacaaaaaaaaaaaaaaaaaaaaaaaaactgtcatgaaCACCAGTGTGAGCAGTTTGATATGCAAATATTTGTGTCTACCGCTCGCTAAATGAACAACGGAGATGATCATTGATTGactttattgcactgaattgttttaaagttgtatttcaaactcaatttaactcaacTTTCCGAACAAACTACACAGTGTAGTTTGTGGTGACAGCCTCGTAACTCCTACGGCTCTCGAGAGAACACCATTGAACAAAAGCCAAGACTGGCAcatcactgtacagtatttacagtggatgtgtaaaaagtctacacatccctgttaaaatgccagttttttttttgtgatgtaaaatctatttatataaaataagaaTTTTCTAGAGTGCACACCACTTCGTCTTATTAGTAAataattgagagaaaaaaagagagttttGCTCGCCTATGAACCAAAACGAAGGTTCGGACAATTGTCATAAACCGTGGCACCCCTAGTTACATTAGTTAGCTGTACTAAAATGTTCACAATCACGTCAAACcagtctatgaaacttaatgtttgaccagctagctaaactgttCAATTAGCGtacctgtctttgtgagttttgtagtgacggatgacgttcgacatcgttgttgttgtgtctttaatgcgTGAGTTTCAAACCATGCAGGTTGCCTTCTTCTTTTTTGCAGGCTTCATcgacaacataatccttgaatccaaatgttgtcatctttggagctccttccatcaTTGCTCATGCAGGTGGCTACTTCACACTGGCAAGTGCGCAAAAATACagactgtgttgccaggttggcaactcgagtcgactcgagtccCTTCATCTCTGGTGTGCctaagtgttcataaaaaaaataggttTTATTCCTATGAAGTACATTGGATATTATTCTAAGCAACTGCAACAGTAtgcatttttaacattaacactaaaccaaataaaggttaaatataggaacatttaaaaaactggacttaaatagctttttaattgaaatgtataGCAGAAAAAGGTTAAGTCAGACTTGTACCTAAAGAaatattgcaaaacaaacagttcttaaagattgaaTTCAAATGTATGGAACTCAAAAGTTAAATGTAACGGAACTGTATtttggcagtgattcttttacgtaccactagagggtgcCCACGTACCACCTGTGGTACTCgtcccacactttgagaatcattgcTCAAGACTGTTTTGTACTGTAGTTCATGTTCTGTTTCTCATCATTCCTACTGTGTTGGATTAACTCGGACATATCTGGGATATCAATATAACAAGATGCCTTGGAGCTTTTAATTCACCAATTGGGATGCATTCCAGCAAATCCTCGTGATTCAACTTTCTTTTCTCGTGATCATGAGTCTTTACACACTCCCAAATCTCCCATTTAATGGCTCAATATGCTTTTTTTAAGCTTTCTTCGGTTACACATAAAGAATAACCCAATTCACTTTCCTCAAAGAACAAGCAGATCTTTTAATAGAGTTCTATTCTTGTTATAGGACATCTACTTCACTCACTTATTCCGATTCAGTGTCTAAAGCAGCACTATGAatcatcacctttcctttgaaTTCTAATAGGGAAATTTGTTTGACTGTCTAGTCTTCACATACAGAATCCTTGTGGTATGAGACAACCTCTTTATTATAAACGGCACGACTGTTTATCGGCAGCTGAGAGGCGAGGCTCCGTCACTTGGTTGTCACTCAGCGGCGTCACTGTTCGACCTGTCATCATTGGACTTAGCCTTCATTCATCACCCACACGTCGCCACTCACGCCTCAGCGACCTGCAGAGATCCAAGAAACTGTGAGGGCAGAAAACATGCATGCCAGATTTAGTGCACACATTGTCTGTCGCTGCCTTGTTGAGACAAGTAAACAGGTGACCCTCAAAGTGAGATTTACCCTGAGAGCTTATTGATAATTTCAAACACGTTTTTTTTACGACGTAAGACTGACAGTTAATGTGTGAGCTTTCCGGCTCATGTAGTCACCCCCTTGTTAAAAGGGTGAGTGGCTGCAGTGGGGTTGCACATGCAAGAAAAGGGGCTGAGGTGGGTGTTTAAAAGTAGACCAAAGAAGTGGGGATTGGGAAAAGCCAGACAAAGGCAGTGAGAGAATGAAACATGGGGAGGGCTCAAACAACAGGGAGCAGCTCCTTTCATGCAGGCTGGTAACAGCTGTTTTGGCGTGTTGATGACGGATGACTGTTTCCTGttgtggatattttaaagggGACAGCCTCTGAGTTAAAGAGGATTCTCAGCATGTTCAGTTCCTCGCCGGCCCTCGGGCCATTTCCATGCTTTTCTCGGGTCGTATCAAAGCAATGTGTTTGGCCGGGACAGAGACCAAACAAAACCCCCAGGATGAGGCTGATTGAGGCTCACGAGGAGTGAGGGGGGCCGGACCCTCCATGTCCCTGTGATCCTAAGATTTATAGAGCTGCCGAGGCTTGTAATGGACGCCATAGCTCTGTGGTGGGCCCTAATTCATCCTGGTGTTGAAAGGCTCCTGTTTGCCTGACTCcacagtatatatgtataacACTGACATTAGGCAGCTGAAGCCTTCAAGCCTGTCTCTTGAAAATCTGCTTGTCTTTGCACCATGTTTGGTCAAGCCCAGACATTTTGTGCTACGCATGGGGATTAGTGTCGTGTGTAGATCCTTGTGATTGTTCAATGACACAAGCTCATAATAGtccaatttctttcttttcccaAGCTATTATACTTCTAAAGGCATTCACTGGTGTCATGCAGACACTGCCAGAGTCTGAATGTTTTTTGGCACAAAGAGAAGGAGAGAGAAATGATAAAAGTGCCAGGGAGGCAGAGCAGCGGGAAGGAGTGTAAATAACTCCTATTTAATTATCTGTGACTGACTTATGGGGTGTGTGGAATGGGGATAGAGGCCTGAGGCTGGGGCCCTGCTTTAGCCCTCATGTTTTCTCCAGCAGCAATAAAACCGAAGGGAAAAAGTGGATTAAGACAGTTTCATGGGGTGTAGCAGACATGGCATTTAGACCCAAATACTTAAAAGCAACCTTGCAGGCAACATTCCATTCAAGACAGTTGAAATAAGGATTTCCCTGCGCTAAAAGGTCCACAGACTATCTAGACAGTGTACTTAATGCGTTTACTCATCGtcatttatgtttgtgtgcTTGCCTCTGTGACCTGCACATACTTGTATAGCGCATCACATGTGAAAACATAGCCTttgcagacaaacaaaaatgacggGCCACATGTTACGAAAGCTTAcaagtgtgtgtgcttttttttggtaGTTTGTTCACAtgctgtatctgtgtgtgtgtgcgtgtgtgtgtgtcagcgtTACACCTGACAACCTTATCGCTTCAGTTTAGTAAGGAGATTGTCTTTCTTGTCGGCTTGTCACCACTCACAAGCTAACGCTCTTATCCACCCTGTCTCCCTGTCGTCTATCTGTCTGCAATATAATCACACCGGGATAATAGCTTCCCCTCTATAGTCACAGAATGGAACTTTTATTTCCGAATCCTACACTGCTCTGCGTTCCGCCCGTGTGCACCCGCTGCACCTGAAACACATTCGCAGATGTGCATGCTGCACATTGCCCAAATTATGCGCAAC contains:
- the znf703 gene encoding zinc finger protein 703 — its product is MRDPTSGSRSFLRSQSPDRNVASGSPRRKAVETPSACRAKSPLDPSRQAKRLPIRIVKMLTAHGGHLLHPEYLQPLQSAPVSIELDAKKSPLALLAQTCSQIGKPDPPSSSKLASLSSGSLGDKEATGRSSKPGEQHQSSEDKSSFKPYSKSSGDCRKEVQVSKGSSDKTFRVANGSASSGSVSCPSFPPHSKSPSSPQLHPPIRSHSPSTQPLPHSQASHTDNKSGSLEQPSSDSGDKKDSDTAKSVMDGAQLANSSHIRASANSSNASSASSPRPESKADTQVSQANLVSGHIAPVSPFKPGHSVFPLPPASMGYHGSIVGAYAGYPSQFVPGLDPTKSNLGLGLPSKHPSSSPLTGASPPSLIQGLCRDPYCLAYPNAPHLGGSNCSTCVHDPSSLKSGFPLVYPSHHLHSLHSSALSSSTTPSLSHPLYTYGFMLPNEPLPHACNWVSVGGPCDKRFATSEELLAHLRTHTALPGMVDGKLLSAYPSSISSTSSCHLHLPPHSSPGSLSSSFSLRGSPGLGLARYHPYSKSHLPGAPGLPMPSIPSSSAYYSPYALYSQRLGSASALGYQ